The following coding sequences lie in one Halomonas sp. 'Soap Lake #6' genomic window:
- a CDS encoding ABC transporter ATP-binding protein encodes MTATVSLTDVAAPALSLRDIHHTFAANQVVKGIDLNIAPGEVVCLLGPSGCGKTTLLRIAAGLEVLQEGAVSLDGKPIAAPGKRHVPPEKRNVGLAFQDSALFPHLSVLENVTFGLKHLPNRERRERAIELLTQLGMANYIETYPHMLSGGQQQRVALARALAPTPKLMLLDEPFSSLDARLRDRIRDDTLHVLKKLGSATLLVTHDPEEAMFMADRIALMRDGKIIQTGTPRELYCAPIDPFVVTFFGDVNELSGTVHQGKVQTPVGAVDVSWLPEGSEAQIMIRPEALRIKESDLPFEAHNHSHVVMAKLLGRTSLIHLCAHSEDGQEAHLHARVPGVFLPEEGQPIDIDLDHSQVFIFPR; translated from the coding sequence ATGACGGCAACTGTTTCACTTACCGATGTTGCAGCACCGGCTCTGTCTCTGCGAGATATTCATCACACGTTCGCGGCCAACCAAGTCGTGAAAGGGATCGATTTAAATATCGCTCCAGGGGAAGTCGTTTGCTTATTAGGGCCGTCTGGCTGCGGCAAAACCACCTTGTTGCGTATTGCCGCTGGGCTGGAAGTACTTCAGGAGGGAGCGGTTAGCCTGGATGGTAAGCCAATTGCGGCGCCCGGTAAGCGTCATGTACCGCCGGAGAAGCGCAATGTTGGCTTGGCTTTTCAAGACTCCGCGCTGTTTCCACATTTAAGCGTGTTGGAAAACGTCACCTTTGGCCTCAAGCACCTGCCAAACCGTGAACGCAGAGAGCGGGCAATAGAGCTGCTCACTCAGCTAGGCATGGCGAATTATATTGAAACCTACCCGCACATGCTGTCGGGTGGGCAGCAGCAGCGTGTGGCGTTGGCACGTGCTTTAGCACCGACACCAAAGTTAATGCTATTGGATGAACCTTTTTCTAGTCTAGATGCACGACTACGTGACCGTATTCGGGACGATACGTTGCACGTTCTCAAGAAGCTTGGCTCTGCTACTTTGCTGGTAACTCACGACCCTGAAGAAGCCATGTTCATGGCTGACCGTATTGCGTTGATGCGTGATGGAAAAATTATTCAAACCGGCACCCCGCGGGAGCTATATTGCGCACCGATTGATCCCTTTGTGGTTACGTTTTTTGGTGATGTAAATGAGCTAAGCGGCACGGTTCATCAAGGTAAGGTGCAAACTCCGGTAGGCGCGGTAGATGTCAGTTGGCTGCCTGAGGGGAGTGAGGCACAAATCATGATTCGCCCTGAAGCACTGCGTATCAAAGAGAGCGACCTGCCTTTTGAAGCTCATAACCATAGCCATGTGGTTATGGCGAAGCTGTTGGGGCGCACCAGCTTGATTCACCTATGTGCCCATAGTGAAGATGGCCAGGAAGCGCACTTGCACGCTCGTGTACCAGGTGTCTTTCTTCCCGAGGAGGGCCAGCCGATTGATATCGATTTGGACCACTCCCAGGTGTTTATCTTTCCTCGCTAG
- a CDS encoding Fe(3+) ABC transporter substrate-binding protein yields MNKTHLTVSVAAIMAGAAFASSAQANEVNIYSARHYDSDEILYQAFTEETGIKVNVLEGDSDQLMQRMRREGIASPADIMLAVDAGRLWRAEQDGLFQAVDSEELNERLPESMRHPEGKWFGFSQRARVIFYNRDNFDPSQISSYEDLADPQFEGQICIRSSNNIYNQSLLAAMIEHHGEEGAEEWAQGVVNNLARSPEGGDTDQILGVASGECGLGVANHYYYVRLLHSDNESDREAARKVGLIFPNQDGRGTHVNVGGAGLVANAQNPENGTRFLEFLASDEAQEILAERNYEFPVVDGIKKNPVLESWGDFVRDDINMNILGENNPEAIRIFDRVDWR; encoded by the coding sequence ATGAACAAAACTCACCTCACAGTATCCGTTGCAGCCATCATGGCTGGTGCTGCATTTGCCAGCAGCGCTCAGGCCAACGAAGTTAACATTTACTCTGCGCGCCACTACGACTCTGATGAGATTCTTTACCAGGCGTTTACTGAAGAAACTGGCATTAAAGTAAACGTACTTGAAGGGGATTCTGATCAGTTAATGCAGCGCATGCGGCGTGAAGGTATCGCCAGCCCCGCAGACATCATGCTGGCAGTAGATGCAGGTCGCCTTTGGCGTGCCGAGCAAGACGGCCTATTCCAAGCCGTGGATTCTGAAGAGCTAAACGAGCGTCTCCCTGAGTCTATGCGTCACCCGGAAGGCAAGTGGTTTGGCTTTAGTCAACGCGCACGGGTAATTTTTTATAACCGCGATAATTTCGATCCTAGCCAGATTTCCAGTTACGAAGATCTCGCTGACCCGCAGTTTGAAGGTCAGATATGTATCCGCTCTTCGAACAATATTTACAACCAATCGCTACTCGCTGCGATGATTGAGCACCATGGCGAAGAAGGTGCAGAAGAGTGGGCCCAAGGCGTGGTTAATAATCTGGCGCGCTCACCTGAAGGTGGTGATACTGACCAAATTCTTGGCGTTGCCAGCGGCGAGTGTGGTTTAGGTGTTGCCAACCACTACTACTACGTTCGCTTGCTACACTCGGATAACGAATCCGACCGTGAAGCAGCACGCAAAGTAGGTCTTATCTTCCCCAATCAGGATGGCCGTGGCACCCACGTTAACGTTGGCGGCGCAGGTCTAGTAGCGAATGCTCAGAACCCTGAAAACGGTACCCGATTCCTGGAATTCCTCGCCTCCGACGAAGCCCAAGAAATTCTCGCTGAGCGTAACTACGAATTCCCCGTAGTCGATGGGATTAAGAAAAACCCGGTGCTAGAGTCATGGGGTGATTTCGTTAGAGACGACATCAATATGAACATCCTGGGTGAAAACAACCCAGAAGCAATTCGTATTTTTGACCGCGTCGACTGGCGTTAA